A stretch of the Vitis vinifera cultivar Pinot Noir 40024 chromosome 16, ASM3070453v1 genome encodes the following:
- the LOC104878671 gene encoding LEAF RUST 10 DISEASE-RESISTANCE LOCUS RECEPTOR-LIKE PROTEIN KINASE-like 2.3, giving the protein MLREAQLVGVGLMTVVIHACFLSVCVAKHHKYQICSPSSCGDMRNISYPFRLQDDPRSCGYPEYELICENNRTMINLHGGTYLVTQINYQNYTIRVVDPRRKKDNCWISSPLNSIGAYYKENPYDSSSAWSAGYTLPYKWNPASPYPSEPIFYTIVLMNCEQSIRDDNYLHIIPCNTRGSSSSSPTYAYAVVGDYVSVGDIPYSCTIGTSIIIQPLKSLPEPSNLSMSDLQNYMLLGLQLSFLPLFCHRQCEMIGQDCYDINFTGNVGFECKSWADLTGNTPEKNGLWTGLWKFIRIYLLLPFFRGLLSPYTLKFGGLQEELGKCEFYYPCNTSMIGGWILRIIVIGRTMLGMLCLFAYLIYKFHRRHLSLDDSIEEFLRSQKNLQPIKYSYSDIKKMTHNFANKLGQGGFGSVYKGKLRSGRIVAVKVLVMSKANGQDFINEVATIGRIHHVNVVRLVGFCVQGSKWALIYDFMPNGSLDKFIFLKEENNTFLSWERLYKVALGVGRGIEYLHQGCDMQILHFDIKPHNILLDEDFTPKVSDFGLAKLYSTDESIVSLTAARGTLGYIAPELFYKNIGGVSYKADVYSFGMLLMEMVGRRKNVNANAAHSSQIYFPSWIYDRYDQGDNIDLGDATEDEKKLVKKMVIVALWCIQMKPIDRPSMSKALEMLEGEVELLEMPPKPTLYSEEMSVEDHMSNPIEAPISLCNSMGTITLDGR; this is encoded by the exons ATGTTAAGGGAGGCACAACTCGTGGGAGTAGGCCTCATGACAGTAGTCATCCATGCCTGCTTCCTTTCAGTTTGTGTTGCTAAGCATCACAAGTACCAGATATGCAGCCCCTCTTCCTGCGGAGATATGAGGAACATTTCCTACCCTTTTCGATTACAAGACGATCCCCGCAGCTGCGGTTACCCTGAGTATGAATTGATTTGTGAAAACAATCGTACTATGATAAACCTTCATGGTGGGACATACTTAGTTACCCAGATCAACTACCAGAATTATACAATTCGGGTAGTGGATCCTCGGCGAAAGAAGGACAACTGTTGGATCTCCAGTCCTCTTAATTCCATTGGTGCATATTACAAAGAAAATCCATATGATTCGTCTTCTGCATGGAGTGCTGGTTATACTCTGCCTTATAAATGGAATCCTGCTTCTCCTTATCCTTCTGAAccaatattctatacaatagtTTTGATGAACTGTGAGCAGTCAATCAGGGACGACAACTACCTTCATATAATTCCATGCAACACTAGAGgctcttcctcttcctcaccAACATACGCTTATGCAGTTGTCGGAGACTATGTGTCGGTGGGAGATATTCCGTATTCATGCACCATCGGCACATCTATTATTATTCAACCGTTGAAGTCACTTCCAGAGCCCAGCAATCTTTCGATGTCAGATTTGCAAAATTATATGCTTCTGGGGCTTCAGCTTTCATTTTTGCCTCTCTTCTGCCACCGCCAATGCGAAATGATAGGGCAAGATTGCTACGATATAAATTTCACTGGGAATGTCGGCTTTGAATGCAAGTCATGGGCCGACCTTACTGGCAACACTCCAGAGAAAAATG GGCTTTGGACAGGGCTTTGGAAGtttataagaatttatttattgctACCCTTCTTTA GGGGGTTACTTTCTCCCTACACCTTAAAATTTGGAG GACTTCAAGAAGAACTTGGTAAATGCGAATTTTACTATCCCTGCAACACCTCGATGATTG GCGGCTGGATACTGCGTATTATTG TCATAGGAAGGACTATGCTCGGGATGTTGTGTCTATTCGCCTATTTGATTTACAAGTTCCACCGGAGACATCTATCATTAGATGATAGCATTGAAGAATTCTTACGGAGTCAAAAAAATCTCCAACCCATCAAGTACTCGTATTCAGACATAAAGAAGATGACTCATAACTTTGCGAATAAATTAGGTCAAGGAGGTTTTGGCTCTGTATATAAAGGAAAACTTCGAAGTGGTCGCATTGTAGCTGTGAAAGTGCTGGTCATGTCAAAAGCTAATGGACAAGATTTCATCAATGAGGTTGCAACAATAGGAAGAATTCACCATGTTAATGTGGTGAGACTTGTAGGATTTTGTGTACAAGGATCAAAATGGGCACTTATATATGACTTCATGCCTAATGGTTCTCTtgataagtttatttttcttaaagaagaaaataacacttttttaaGCTGGGAAAGGTTGTATAAGGTTGCACTTGGAGTGGGGCGTGGGATTGAATACTTACATCAAGGTTGTGACATGCAAATTCTacattttgatatcaagccacacaatattcttcttgatgaagaCTTTACACcaaaagtttcagattttggCCTTGCAAAATTGTATTCAACGGATGAAAGTATAGTGTCTCTCACTGCTGCACGAGGAACATTGGGATATATTGCTCCAGAAttgttctataaaaatattggaGGTGTCTCATACAAAgctgatgtttatagttttggaatgttgttaATGGAGATGGTGGGGAGAAGAAAGAATGTGAATGCAAATGCAGCGCACTCgagtcaaatatattttccatcATGGATTTATGACAGATATGATCAAGGGGATAACATAGACTTGGGAGATGCCACTGAAGATGAAAAGAAGCTTGTTAAGAAAATGGTGATAGTTGCACTATGGTGTATACAGATGAAGCCCATAGACCGTCCTTCAATGAGCAAAGCTTTAGAGATGTTGGAAGGAGAGGTTGAGCTATTAGAAATGCCTCCGAAGCCTACTCTATACTCTGAGGAAATGTCAGTTGAGGATCATATGAGCAATCCAATAGAAGCACCAATTTCCTTGTGTAATTCCATGGGTACAATTACATTAGATGGAAGGTAG
- the LOC132252567 gene encoding rust resistance kinase Lr10-like, with the protein MGISLFFFFLFMRLFAEINGGSRDDECKASRCSHHGPVIRFPFRLKHQPEHCGYPEFELSCSEEKRTILELPSSGKLWVKEINYTSQEIVLWYPRDYLQWQILNFNLSAFPFQFKDEYTYINFSFFNCSEDITNQLSYADNQLWSIPYSILSSNPVYVAPSSYSLAEVNLSSCQKIFNATLPDYYIYGGEYGIMNWSKPMCGNCEAKGNKCQRKKNNSTEPEIECIDKPAKGAPMDKMVLTEAILGFLHFTFGIFIIFIVYRSNKLKREHRINIQKFLEDYRALKPSRYSYADIKKITNNFKDKLGQGGYGTVYKGKLSNEVFVAVKILDDFKGNGEEFINEVGTMSTIHHVNVVRLLGFCADGYKRALIYEFLPNESLDKFIFSAFGNNYSLGWHKLQDIAIGIAKGIEYLHQGCDQRILHLDIKPHNILLDHNSNPKISDFGLAKLCSKEQSAVSMTAARGTMGYIAPEMLSRNFGNVSSKSDVYSFGMLLIEMVGGRKNIDATVENTSQAYFPEWLYNHLDQEQEVHIRIEDESDIKIAKKISIIGLWCIQWYPIDRPSMKIVVGMLEGEEGNLVMPPNPFTSMGQTRTSVRRRKTSIQPELTVISEIE; encoded by the exons ATGGGCATctctttattcttcttcttcttgtttatgAGATTGTTTGCAGAGATTAATGGAGGAAGCCGAGATGATGAGTGCAAGGCGTCAAGGTGCAGTCACCATGGTCCAGTCATCCGGTTTCCGTTCCGGCTAAAACACCAGCCAGAACACTGTGGATATCCGGAGTTTGAGCTATCATGCTCAGAAGAGAAGCGGACCATACTAGAGCTGCCCTCTTCAGGAAAGCTCTGggtgaaggaaataaattacACTTCTCAGGAGATTGTTCTCTGGTACCCGCGTGATTACCTTCAATGGCAGATTCTAAACTTTAATTTATCTGCCTTTCCCTTCCAGTTCAAAGATGAGTACACATACATCAACTTCTCCTTCTTCAATTGTTCTGAAGATATAACAAATCAGCTATCATATGCTGATAATCAACTTTGGTCCATCCCTTACAGTATTCTCTCAAGTAACCCAGTTTATGTCGCTCCTTCCTCTTACTCTCTCGCTGAAGTGAACTTATCCTCTTGCCAGAAGATTTTCAATGCTACACTCCCAGATTATTATATATATGGAGGGGAATACGGTATTATGAATTGGTCAAAACCTATGTGCGGAAACTGtgaagcaaaaggaaacaagTGCCAACGGAAGAAGAATAATAGCACGGAACCTGAAATCGAATGCATTGATAAACCAGCAAAAG GTGCTCCAATGGATAAAATGGTGCTTACAG AAGCAATCCTTGGTTTCCTTCATTTCACTTTTGGAatctttataatatttattgtcTATCGCTCTAATAAGTTGAAAAGAGAGCATAgaataaatattcaaaagttTTTGGAAGATTATAGAGCTCTGAAGCCCTCAAGGTACTCCTATGCTGATATTAAAAAGATCACAAATAATTTCAAGGACAAACTAGGTCAAGGAGGCTATGGGACCGTTTATAAAGGAAAGCTCtcaaatgaagtttttgttgcTGTAAAGATCCTTGATGATttcaaaggaaatggagaagagTTCATTAATGAAGTAGGAACAATGAGTACCATACATCATGTTAACGTGGTTCGGTTGCTCGGGTTTTGTGCAGATGGATATAAGCGAGctttgatttatgaatttttaccAAATGAGTCACTAGACAAGTTTATATTTTCAGCATTTGGTAATAATTATTCTCTGGGTTGGCATAAGCTTCAAGATATTGCTATTGGCATAGCTAAAGGTATTGAGTATCTTCACCAAGGTTGTGATCAAAGAATCCTTCATTTGGATATCAAACCTCATAATATTTTGCTTGATCATAACTCTAATCCGAAGATTTCTGATTTTGGTTTAGCCAAATTATGCTCTAAGGAGCAAAGTGCAGTATCTATGACAGCAGCAAGGGGAACCATGGGTTATATTGCACCAGAAATGTTATCAAGAAATTTTGGGAATGTGTCTTCTAAGTcagatgtttatagttttggtaTGTTGTTGATTGAAATGGTAGGGGGAAGGAAGAATATTGATGCTACAGTAGAAAATACTAGTCAAGCATACTTCCCAGAATGGCTCTATAATCATTTGGATCAAGAGCAAGAGGTACACATCCGAATTGAGGACGAAAGTGATATTAAAATAGCAAAGAAAATAAGCATCATAGGGCTTTGGTGTATCCAATGGTATCCAATAGATCGCCCTTCCATGAAAATTGTGGTTGGAATGTTGGAAGGAGAAGAAGGCAATTTAGTTATGCCTCCTAATCCTTTTACCTCTATGGGACAAACAAGGACAAGTGTTAGAAGACGCAAAACATCTATCCAACCAGAGTTGACAGTCATATcagaaatagaataa
- the LOC100250243 gene encoding rust resistance kinase Lr10-like, which yields MIIIGRAIPGILCLLVYLIYKFRRRHLSLDDGIEEFLHSHKNLQRIKYSYSELKKMTHNFKNKLGQGGFDSVYKGKLQSGRIVAVKMLVMSKANGQDFINEVATIGRIHHVNVVRLVGFCIQRSKWALVYDFMPNGSLDKFVFLDQGNNIPLIWERLYKIALGVGRGIEYLHQGCDMQILHFDIKPHNILLDEDFTPKVSNFGLAKLYSTNDSIVSITAARGTLGYIAPKLFYKNIGGVSFKADVYSFGMLLLEMVGKRKNVNTFAEHSSQMYFTSWIYNRYDQEEDMKMGDATEDEKRYVRKMVIVALWCIQMKPIDRPSMSQALEMLEGEVELSKMPPKPTLWSIDNHEQFMVEASTS from the coding sequence ATGATCATCATCGGGAGGGCCATACCTGGTATTTTGTGTTTGCTTGTCTATTTAATCTACAAGTTTCGACGAAGACACTTATCATTGGATGATGGTATTGAAGAATTTCTACATAGCCATAAAAATCTTCAGCGAATCAAATACTCATATTCGGAGCTAAAAAAGATGACtcataattttaagaataaattaggTCAAGGAGGTTTTGACTCTGTGTACAAAGGAAAACTCCAAAGTGGTCGCATTGTAGCTGTAAAAATGTTAGTTATGTCAAAAGCTAATGGGCAAGATTTCATCAATGAAGTTGCTACAATCGGAAGGATTCATCATGTTAATGTTGTGAGACTTGTTGGATTTTGTATACAGAGATCAAAATGGGCTCTTGTATATGACTTCATGCCGAATGGGTCTCTTGATAAGtttgtttttcttgaccaaGGAAACAACATTCCCTTGATTTGGGAAAGATTATACAAGATTGCACTTGGAGTGGGACGTGGGATTGAATACTTACATCAGGGATGTGACATGCAAATTCTccattttgatatcaagccaCACAACATTCTTCTTGATGAAGACTTCACAccaaaagtttcaaattttggtCTTGCCAAATTATATTCAACAAATGATAGTATTGTATCCATCACTGCTGCTAGAGGAACCTTGGGCTACATTGCTCCTAAATTGTTCTACAAAAACATTGGAGGTGTATCATTTAAGgctgatgtttatagttttggaatgttgttaTTGGAAATGgtagggaaaaggaagaatgttAACACATTTGCAGAACATTCAAGTCAAATGTATTTCACATCATGGATTTATAATAGATATGATCAAGAAGAGGACATGAAAATGGGAGATGCCACTGAGGATGAAAAAAGGTATGTAAGGAAAATGGTGATAGTTGCACTATGGTGTATACAAATGAAGCCTATAGATCGTCCTTCAATGAGCCAAGCATTGGAGATGCTTGAAGGAGAGGTTGAACTCTCGAAAATGCCTCCTAAGCCAACTCTATGGTCTATTGATAATCATGAGCAATTCATGGTAGAGGCATCAACTTCATAA
- the LOC104882236 gene encoding uncharacterized protein LOC104882236 gives MMLRETKVVALTVFHTFLLAICAANGNQTCRPSSCGDIQKISNPFRLKGDPSGCGDPDYELVCENNRTMVNLEHGKYYVADINYDNYTIRVVDPGVEKGNCFSAPLYSLTREIFRSDKRAYFLNPHEATNTTVLMNCEQPISDGNYIPITPCNRSNVTSSSSQAYVYALVGGGDSLLVNDIKYSCTISRTIITQFLKPGNLSMSDLQEILLQGLDISFLLFRCKSECHMKGPYCDLDWTKNTVKCMIMKNVFYFILFNCFASYKKALQFGN, from the coding sequence ATGATGCTCAGAGAAACAAAAGTTGTGGCATTAACAGTCTTCCACACTTTCTTGCTTGCAATTTGTGCTGCTAATGGAAACCAGACATGCAGGCCTTCTTCTTGTGGAGATATTCAAAAAATTAGCAACCCTTTCCGATTGAAAGGTGATCCGTCTGGGTGTGGTGATCCTGACTATGAATTGGTCTGCGAAAACAATCGTACTATGGTAAACCTGGAGCATGGGAAATACTATGTTGCCGATATCAACTACGATAACTACACCATTCGGGTAGTGGATCCAGGGGTGGAAAAGGGCAACTGTTTCTCCGCTCCTCTGTATTCCTTGACAAGAGAAATATTCCGTTCGGATAAGAGAGCATATTTTTTGAATCCGCATGAAGCGACCAATACCACGGTTTTGATGAACTGCGAGCAGCCAATAAGTGATGGCAACTATATTCCTATCACTCCTTGCAACAGAAGCAATGTGACTTCATCTTCCTCACAAGCATATGTTTATGCACTAGTCGGCGGAGGAGACTCCCTACTGGTGAATGATATTAAGTATTCATGCACCATTAGCAGGACTATTATTACTCAATTCTTGAAGCCCGGCAATCTTTCAATGTCAGATTTGCAAGAAATACTTCTTCAGGGGCTCGATATTTCATTCTTGCTCTTCCGTTGCAAAAGCGAATGCCATATGAAAGGGCCATACTGCGATCTAGATTGGACCAAAAATACTGTAAAATGTATgattatgaaaaatgttttttattttattttatttaattgttttgcTTCCTACAAAAAGGCTCTTCAATTTGGCAACTAA